A genomic region of Mycobacterium senriense contains the following coding sequences:
- a CDS encoding DUF3060 domain-containing protein — protein MPAYIRDRSLRLAVLAVTPAAAALVLAGCSSTANPPAGSSTTTTKSSATTSAGAAPTTGSSGASTTASIEIGNTINYGSMGTTTTLDCATGKSLNVGGSDNNLTVTGTCETATVSGTNNKITFDKVNTRITVLGMNNTITYKDGDPKVDKIGQSNTINKGS, from the coding sequence ATGCCCGCCTACATCCGTGACCGCTCGCTGCGCCTGGCCGTGCTCGCCGTGACACCGGCCGCCGCCGCCCTGGTGCTGGCCGGCTGCAGTTCGACGGCCAACCCGCCGGCGGGGTCCTCGACGACCACCACCAAGAGCAGCGCGACGACCAGTGCGGGCGCCGCACCGACGACGGGATCGAGCGGGGCGAGCACCACCGCGTCCATCGAGATCGGCAACACGATCAACTACGGATCGATGGGCACCACCACCACCCTGGACTGCGCCACCGGCAAGTCGCTGAACGTCGGCGGCTCGGACAACAACCTGACCGTCACCGGCACCTGTGAGACGGCCACCGTCAGCGGCACCAACAACAAGATCACGTTCGACAAGGTGAACACCCGCATCACCGTGCTGGGGATGAACAACACCATCACCTACAAGGACGGTGACCCCAAGGTCGACAAGATCGGCCAGAGCAACACGATCAACAAGGGCAGCTGA
- a CDS encoding crotonase/enoyl-CoA hydratase family protein: MSEPVRIERNGPVTTVVIDRPAARNAVNGPTAAALYSAFEEFDRDDTASVAVLCGDNGTFCAGADLKAFGTPDANAVHRTGPGPMGPTRMVLSKPVIAAVSGYAVAGGLELAVWCDLRVVEEDAVFGVFCRRWGVPLIDGGTVRLPRLIGHSRAMDMILTGRAVAADEALAIGLANRVVPKGQSRQAAEELAAQLAALPQQCLRSDRLSALHQWGATESDAIDFEFASISRVAAEANEGAGRFAAGAGRHGAPAD; encoded by the coding sequence ATGAGTGAACCGGTGCGGATCGAGCGCAACGGCCCGGTGACCACGGTCGTCATCGACCGGCCGGCTGCCCGCAACGCGGTCAACGGCCCGACGGCCGCCGCGCTGTATTCCGCCTTCGAGGAGTTCGACCGCGACGACACCGCGTCGGTGGCCGTGCTGTGTGGCGACAACGGAACCTTCTGCGCCGGAGCCGATTTGAAGGCATTCGGCACACCCGACGCCAACGCCGTGCACCGCACCGGCCCGGGCCCGATGGGCCCGACGCGGATGGTGCTGTCCAAACCCGTCATCGCCGCGGTCAGCGGCTACGCCGTCGCCGGCGGCCTGGAACTGGCCGTCTGGTGTGACCTGCGGGTGGTAGAGGAGGATGCCGTGTTCGGCGTGTTCTGCCGGCGCTGGGGCGTCCCCCTGATCGACGGCGGCACCGTCCGGCTGCCCCGGCTGATCGGGCACAGCCGTGCGATGGACATGATTCTCACCGGCCGCGCGGTGGCCGCCGACGAAGCCCTGGCCATCGGGTTGGCGAACCGGGTCGTGCCCAAGGGGCAGTCGCGCCAGGCCGCCGAGGAATTGGCGGCGCAGCTGGCCGCGCTGCCGCAGCAGTGCCTGCGCTCCGACCGGCTCTCGGCGTTACACCAATGGGGCGCAACCGAATCCGACGCGATCGACTTCGAATTCGCCAGCATCTCGCGGGTGGCCGCGGAGGCGAACGAAGGGGCGGGACGCTTCGCGGCGGGCGCGGGACGGCACGGGGCGCCGGCCGACTAG
- a CDS encoding DNA-directed RNA polymerase subunit beta' — MLDVNFFDELRIGLATAEDIRQWSYGEVKKPETINYRTLKPEKDGLFCEKIFGPTRDWECYCGKYKRVRFKGIICERCGVEVTRAKVRRERMGHIELAAPVTHIWYFKGVPSRLGYLLDLAPKDLEKIIYFAAYVITSVDDEMRHNELSTLEAEMMVERKAIEDQRDADLEARAQKLEADLAELEAEGAKADARRKVRDGGEREMRQLRDRAQRELDRLEEIWTTFTKLAPKQLIVDENLYRELIDRFGEYFTGAMGAESIQKLIENFDIDAEAEILRDVIRNGKGQKKLRALKRLKVVAAFQQSGNSPMGMVLDAVPVIPPELRPMVQLDGGRFATSDLNDLYRRVINRNNRLKRLIDLGAPEIIVNNEKRMLQESVDALFDNGRRGRPVTGPGNRPLKSLSDLLKGKQGRFRQNLLGKRVDYSGRSVIVVGPQLKLHQCGLPKLMALELFKPFVMKRLVDLNHAQNIKSAKRMVERQRPQVWDVLEEVIAEHPVLLNRAPTLHRLGIQAFEPMLVEGKAIQLHPLVCEAFNADFDGDQMAVHLPLSAEAQAEARILMLSSNNILSPASGRPLAMPRLDMVTGLYFLTTEVDGDKGEFKAAAKDEPEVGVYSSPAEAIMASDRGVLSVRAKIKVRLTQLRPPAEIEAELFGASGWQPGDAWMAETTLGRVLFNELLPVGYPFVNKQMHKKVQAAIINDLAERYPMIVVAQTVDKLKDAGFYWATRSGVTVSMADVLVPPRKKEILDQYEERAEKVEKQFQRGALNHDERNEALVEIWKEATDEVGQALREHYPADNPIITIVDSGATGNFTQTRTLAGMKGLVTNPKGEFIPRPVKSSFREGLTVLEYFINTHGARKGLADTALRTADSGYLTRRLVDVSQDVIVREHDCETERGIIVELAERQPDGTLIRDPYIETSAYARTLGADAVDEAGNVVVARGEDLGDPSIEALLAAGITQIKVRSVLTCTTGTGVCATCYGRSMATGKLVDIGEAVGIVAAQSIGEPGTQLTMRTFHQGGVGEDITGGLPRVQELFEARIPRGKAPIADVTGRVRLEDGERFYKITIVPDDGSEEVVYDKLSKRQRLRVFKHEDGSERVLSDGDHVEVGQQLMEGSADPHEVLRVQGPREVQIHLVREVQEVYRAQGVSIHDKHIEVIVRQMLRRVTIIDSGSTEFLPGSLIDRADFEAENRRVVAEGGEPAAGRPVLMGITKASLATDSWLSAASFQETTRVLTDAAINCRSDKLQGLKENVIIGKLIPAGTGINRYRNIQVQPTEEARAAAYTIPSYEDQYYSPDFGQATGAAVPLDDYGYSDYR, encoded by the coding sequence CCTGCTCGACCTGGCGCCGAAGGATCTCGAGAAGATCATCTACTTCGCCGCCTACGTCATCACCTCGGTCGACGACGAGATGCGCCACAACGAGCTCTCCACGCTCGAGGCCGAAATGATGGTGGAGCGCAAGGCGATTGAGGACCAGCGCGACGCCGACCTGGAGGCCCGCGCCCAGAAGCTCGAGGCCGACCTGGCCGAGCTGGAGGCCGAGGGTGCCAAGGCCGACGCGCGCCGCAAGGTCCGCGACGGCGGCGAGCGCGAGATGCGTCAGCTGCGCGACCGCGCCCAGCGTGAGCTGGACCGACTCGAGGAGATCTGGACGACCTTCACCAAGCTGGCCCCCAAGCAGCTGATCGTCGACGAGAACCTCTACCGCGAGCTGATCGACCGCTTCGGTGAGTACTTCACCGGCGCCATGGGTGCGGAGTCGATCCAGAAGCTGATCGAGAACTTCGACATCGACGCCGAGGCCGAGATCCTGCGCGACGTCATCCGGAACGGCAAGGGGCAGAAGAAGCTTCGCGCCCTCAAGCGGCTCAAGGTGGTCGCCGCCTTCCAGCAGTCGGGCAACTCCCCGATGGGCATGGTGCTGGACGCCGTCCCGGTGATCCCGCCGGAACTGCGCCCGATGGTGCAGCTCGACGGTGGCCGGTTCGCCACGAGCGACCTGAACGACCTCTACCGCCGCGTGATCAACCGGAACAACCGCCTCAAGAGGCTGATCGACCTCGGCGCGCCCGAGATCATCGTCAACAACGAGAAGCGGATGCTGCAGGAGTCCGTGGACGCGCTGTTCGACAACGGCCGTCGCGGCCGCCCGGTCACCGGGCCGGGTAACCGCCCGCTGAAGTCGCTGAGCGATCTGCTCAAGGGTAAGCAGGGCCGGTTCCGCCAGAACCTGCTCGGTAAGCGCGTCGACTACTCGGGCCGTTCGGTCATCGTGGTCGGTCCGCAGCTCAAGCTGCACCAGTGCGGTCTGCCCAAGCTGATGGCGCTCGAGCTGTTCAAGCCGTTCGTGATGAAGCGGCTGGTCGACCTCAACCACGCGCAGAACATCAAGAGCGCCAAGCGGATGGTGGAGCGTCAGCGTCCCCAGGTGTGGGATGTCCTCGAAGAGGTCATCGCCGAGCACCCGGTGCTGCTGAACCGCGCACCCACCCTGCACCGGTTGGGCATCCAGGCCTTCGAGCCGATGCTGGTGGAAGGCAAGGCGATCCAGCTGCACCCGCTGGTGTGTGAGGCGTTCAACGCCGACTTCGACGGTGACCAGATGGCGGTGCACCTGCCGCTGAGCGCCGAGGCGCAGGCCGAGGCCCGCATCCTGATGCTGTCGAGTAACAACATCCTGTCGCCCGCGTCGGGCCGCCCGCTGGCCATGCCGCGTCTGGACATGGTGACCGGTCTGTACTTCCTGACCACCGAGGTCGACGGCGACAAGGGCGAATTCAAGGCGGCCGCCAAGGACGAGCCCGAGGTCGGGGTGTACTCCTCGCCGGCCGAGGCGATCATGGCGTCCGACCGTGGCGTGCTGTCGGTGCGGGCCAAGATCAAGGTGCGGCTGACCCAGTTGCGTCCGCCGGCCGAGATCGAGGCCGAGCTGTTCGGCGCCAGCGGCTGGCAGCCGGGCGACGCCTGGATGGCCGAGACCACTTTGGGCCGTGTGCTTTTCAACGAACTGCTGCCGGTGGGCTACCCGTTCGTGAACAAGCAGATGCACAAGAAGGTGCAGGCCGCCATCATCAACGATCTGGCCGAGCGGTACCCGATGATCGTGGTCGCGCAGACCGTGGACAAGCTCAAGGACGCCGGTTTCTACTGGGCGACCCGCAGCGGTGTCACGGTCTCGATGGCCGACGTGCTCGTCCCGCCGCGCAAGAAGGAGATCCTCGACCAGTACGAGGAGCGCGCGGAGAAGGTCGAAAAGCAGTTCCAGCGTGGTGCTTTGAACCACGACGAGCGCAACGAGGCGCTGGTGGAGATCTGGAAGGAAGCCACCGACGAGGTCGGTCAGGCGCTGCGTGAGCACTACCCGGCCGACAACCCGATCATCACGATCGTGGACTCGGGCGCCACGGGTAACTTCACCCAGACGCGAACGCTGGCCGGCATGAAGGGTCTGGTGACCAACCCGAAGGGTGAGTTCATCCCGCGTCCGGTCAAGTCCTCGTTCCGTGAGGGCCTGACCGTGCTGGAGTACTTCATCAACACGCACGGCGCTCGAAAGGGCCTGGCGGACACCGCGTTGCGTACCGCCGACTCGGGTTACCTGACCCGTCGTCTGGTGGACGTCAGCCAGGACGTCATCGTCCGCGAGCACGACTGCGAGACCGAGCGGGGCATCATCGTCGAGCTGGCCGAGCGCCAGCCGGACGGCACCCTCATCCGCGACCCGTACATCGAAACCTCGGCGTACGCACGGACTCTGGGCGCCGACGCGGTCGACGAGGCCGGCAACGTCGTCGTGGCGCGTGGTGAGGACCTGGGTGACCCGTCGATCGAAGCCTTATTGGCTGCGGGCATCACGCAGATCAAGGTGCGCTCGGTGCTGACCTGCACCACCGGCACCGGCGTGTGCGCGACCTGTTACGGGCGGTCCATGGCGACCGGCAAGCTGGTCGACATCGGCGAGGCCGTCGGTATCGTCGCCGCGCAGTCCATCGGTGAGCCCGGTACCCAGCTGACCATGCGTACCTTCCACCAGGGTGGTGTCGGTGAGGACATTACCGGCGGTCTGCCCCGTGTGCAGGAGCTGTTCGAGGCCCGCATTCCGCGCGGTAAGGCGCCGATCGCCGACGTCACCGGGCGGGTCCGTCTCGAGGACGGTGAGCGCTTCTACAAGATCACCATCGTTCCCGACGACGGCAGCGAAGAGGTCGTGTACGACAAGCTCTCCAAGCGGCAGCGGCTGCGTGTGTTCAAGCACGAGGACGGTTCCGAGCGGGTGCTGTCCGACGGCGACCACGTCGAGGTGGGTCAGCAGCTGATGGAAGGCTCGGCCGACCCGCACGAGGTGCTGCGCGTGCAGGGCCCCCGCGAGGTGCAGATCCACCTGGTCCGCGAGGTCCAGGAGGTCTACCGCGCACAGGGTGTGTCGATCCACGACAAGCACATCGAGGTGATCGTCCGCCAGATGCTGCGCCGCGTCACCATCATCGACTCCGGCTCGACCGAGTTCCTGCCGGGTTCGCTGATCGACCGTGCCGACTTCGAGGCGGAGAACCGTCGCGTGGTGGCCGAGGGCGGCGAGCCTGCGGCCGGACGTCCGGTGCTGATGGGTATCACGAAGGCGTCGCTGGCCACCGATTCGTGGCTGAGCGCGGCGTCGTTCCAGGAGACCACGCGCGTGCTGACCGATGCGGCGATCAACTGCCGCAGCGACAAGCTGCAGGGTCTGAAGGAGAACGTGATCATCGGAAAGCTGATCCCGGCCGGCACCGGTATCAACCGGTACCGCAACATCCAGGTGCAGCCGACCGAGGAGGCCCGGGCCGCCGCGTACACGATCCCTTCCTACGAGGATCAGTACTACAGCCCGGACTTCGGCCAGGCCACCGGCGCCGCGGTGCCGCTGGACGACTACGGCTACAGCGATTACCGCTAG
- a CDS encoding acyl-CoA dehydrogenase family protein — translation MSDTHVVTNQVPPLENHNPASSAVLIEALIREGGQWGLDEVNEVGALSATHQAQRWGELADRNRPVLHTHDRNGHRVDEVEYDPAYHELMRAAVAHGMHAAPWADERPGAHVVRAAKTSVWTVEPGHICPISMTYAVVPALRFNPELAKVYEPLLTSREYDPELRLATTKPGITAGMSMTEKQGGSDVRAGTTQATPNADGTYRLTGHKWFTSAPMCDIFLVLAQAPGGLSCFMLPRVLPDGTRNRMFLQRLKDKLGNHANASSEVEYDGAIAWLVGEEGRGVPTIIEMVNLTRLDCTLGSATSMRSGLTRAIYHAQHRKAFGAYLIDQPLMRNVLADLAVEAEAATMVAMRMAGATDKAVRGDQTEALLRRIGLAASKYWVCKRSTPHAAEALECLGGNGYVEDSGMPRLYREAPLMGIWEGSGNVSALDTLRAMATRPECVEVLFDELADAAGQDPRLANHVTRLRDQLADLETIQYRGRKVAEDICLALQGSLLVRHGHPAVAEAFLTTRLDRQWGGAFGTMPDGLDLAPILERALVKG, via the coding sequence ATGTCGGACACCCATGTCGTCACCAACCAGGTCCCGCCCCTGGAAAACCACAACCCCGCCAGCTCCGCGGTGCTGATCGAGGCCCTGATCCGCGAGGGCGGGCAGTGGGGCCTGGACGAGGTGAACGAGGTCGGCGCGCTGTCGGCCACCCACCAGGCGCAGCGGTGGGGCGAGCTCGCCGACCGCAACCGGCCCGTCCTGCACACCCACGACCGCAACGGTCACCGTGTCGACGAGGTCGAATACGACCCGGCCTACCACGAACTGATGCGCGCGGCGGTTGCCCACGGCATGCACGCCGCGCCGTGGGCCGACGAGCGCCCGGGTGCGCACGTCGTCCGCGCCGCCAAGACGTCGGTGTGGACGGTCGAGCCGGGCCACATCTGCCCGATCTCGATGACATATGCCGTCGTTCCGGCGCTGCGCTTCAACCCCGAGTTGGCCAAGGTGTACGAACCACTGCTGACCAGCCGCGAATACGACCCCGAGCTCAGGCTGGCCACCACCAAGCCGGGCATCACCGCGGGCATGTCGATGACCGAAAAACAGGGCGGCTCCGACGTGCGCGCCGGCACCACCCAGGCGACCCCCAACGCCGACGGCACCTACCGCCTGACCGGTCACAAGTGGTTCACCTCGGCGCCGATGTGCGACATCTTCCTGGTGCTGGCGCAGGCGCCGGGCGGGCTGTCCTGCTTCATGCTGCCCCGCGTCCTGCCCGACGGCACCCGCAATCGAATGTTCCTGCAGCGCCTCAAGGACAAGCTCGGCAACCACGCCAACGCGTCCAGCGAGGTCGAATACGACGGCGCGATCGCGTGGCTGGTGGGCGAGGAAGGGCGCGGCGTGCCCACCATCATCGAGATGGTCAACCTCACCCGGCTGGATTGCACGCTGGGCAGCGCCACCAGCATGCGCAGCGGTCTGACCCGGGCGATCTACCACGCCCAGCACCGAAAGGCCTTCGGCGCCTACCTGATTGATCAGCCGCTGATGCGCAACGTGCTGGCCGACCTGGCGGTCGAGGCGGAGGCGGCCACCATGGTCGCGATGCGGATGGCCGGCGCCACCGACAAGGCCGTGCGCGGCGACCAGACCGAAGCGCTGCTGCGGCGCATCGGCCTGGCGGCCAGCAAGTACTGGGTGTGCAAGCGTTCCACGCCGCACGCGGCCGAGGCGCTGGAATGTCTGGGCGGCAACGGCTATGTCGAGGACTCCGGCATGCCGCGGCTGTACCGGGAGGCGCCGCTGATGGGCATCTGGGAGGGCTCGGGCAACGTCAGCGCGCTGGACACGTTGCGCGCCATGGCAACTCGCCCCGAGTGCGTCGAGGTGCTGTTCGACGAGCTCGCCGACGCCGCGGGTCAGGATCCGCGCCTGGCCAACCATGTCACGCGGCTGCGCGATCAGCTGGCCGACTTGGAGACCATCCAGTATCGCGGCCGCAAGGTGGCCGAAGACATCTGCCTCGCGCTGCAGGGCTCGCTGCTGGTGCGCCACGGCCACCCGGCCGTCGCCGAGGCATTCCTGACCACCCGCCTCGACCGGCAGTGGGGCGGTGCCTTCGGGACCATGCCCGACGGGCTCGACCTCGCACCGATCCTGGAGCGGGCGCTGGTAAAGGGCTGA
- a CDS encoding crotonase/enoyl-CoA hydratase family protein — protein sequence MTHAIRPVDFDNLKTMTYEVTDRVARITFNRPDKGNAIVADTPLELSALVERADLDPNVHVIVVSGRGEGFCAGFDLSAYADRTGSAGGTGGYQGTVLDGKTQAVNHLADQPWDPMIDYQMMSRFVRGFSSLMHADKPTVVKIHGYCVAGGTDIALHADQVIAAADAKIGYPPTRVWGVPAAGLWAHRLGDQRAKRLLFTGDCITGAQAAEWGWAVEAPEPADLDERTERLVERIAAVPVNQLIMVKLALNSALLQQGVATSRMVSTVFDGVARHTPEGHAFVADAVEHGFREAVRHRDEPFGDHGRRASGV from the coding sequence ATGACTCACGCGATCAGGCCGGTCGACTTCGACAACCTCAAAACGATGACCTACGAGGTCACCGATCGGGTTGCGCGCATCACGTTCAACCGGCCCGACAAGGGCAACGCGATCGTCGCGGACACCCCGCTTGAACTCTCGGCGTTGGTGGAGCGCGCCGACCTCGACCCGAACGTGCACGTCATCGTGGTGTCCGGTCGCGGCGAGGGGTTCTGCGCGGGCTTCGACCTGAGTGCCTACGCCGATCGCACCGGCTCGGCCGGCGGCACCGGCGGGTACCAGGGCACCGTGCTGGACGGAAAGACCCAGGCGGTCAACCATTTGGCCGATCAGCCATGGGATCCCATGATCGACTATCAGATGATGAGTCGCTTCGTGCGGGGCTTCTCCAGCCTCATGCACGCCGACAAGCCGACGGTGGTCAAGATCCACGGCTATTGCGTGGCCGGCGGCACCGACATCGCGCTGCACGCCGATCAGGTGATCGCCGCCGCCGACGCCAAGATCGGCTACCCACCGACCCGGGTGTGGGGCGTCCCGGCGGCCGGGCTGTGGGCGCACCGCCTGGGCGACCAGCGCGCGAAAAGGTTGTTGTTCACCGGTGATTGCATCACCGGGGCGCAGGCCGCCGAGTGGGGATGGGCGGTCGAGGCACCGGAACCGGCGGACCTCGACGAGCGCACCGAGCGGTTGGTCGAGCGGATCGCCGCGGTGCCGGTAAACCAGCTGATCATGGTCAAGCTCGCGCTGAATTCCGCTCTCCTGCAACAGGGCGTGGCGACCAGCCGGATGGTCAGCACGGTTTTCGACGGGGTAGCCCGGCACACGCCCGAGGGGCACGCCTTCGTCGCGGACGCGGTCGAGCACGGATTCCGTGAGGCGGTGCGGCACCGCGACGAACCGTTCGGCGACCACGGGCGCCGCGCGTCCGGAGTGTAG
- a CDS encoding PaaX family transcriptional regulator C-terminal domain-containing protein, whose protein sequence is MPDMTARSVVLSVLLGAHPAHARASELVRLTSDFGIKESTLRVALTRMVGAGDLIRSADGYRLSDRLLARQKRQDDAIDPRVHPWSGEWVTLIVTSVGNDARTRAALRITLHDKRFGELREGVWMRPDNIEAEPGPEITAQARVLRARDDDPAELAAQLWDLPAWAQTGHRLLDEMASAPDIPGRFLVAAAMVRHLLTDPVLPAELLPDDWPGARLRAAYHDFAAELLRRREPLFAEAT, encoded by the coding sequence ATGCCGGACATGACGGCGCGGTCGGTGGTGCTCAGTGTGCTGCTCGGCGCTCACCCCGCGCACGCCCGGGCCAGCGAATTGGTCAGGCTCACTTCCGATTTCGGCATCAAGGAGTCGACGCTACGGGTGGCGCTGACCCGCATGGTCGGTGCCGGCGACCTGATCCGCTCCGCCGACGGCTACCGGCTCTCCGATCGCCTGCTGGCCCGGCAGAAGCGCCAGGACGACGCCATCGACCCGCGGGTGCACCCGTGGAGCGGCGAGTGGGTCACGCTGATCGTGACCAGCGTCGGAAATGACGCGCGCACCCGCGCGGCGCTGCGAATCACCTTGCACGACAAGCGTTTCGGTGAGCTTCGCGAAGGGGTGTGGATGCGGCCCGACAACATCGAGGCGGAGCCCGGGCCCGAGATCACCGCCCAGGCGAGGGTGCTGCGGGCGCGCGACGACGACCCCGCCGAGCTGGCCGCGCAGCTGTGGGACCTGCCCGCCTGGGCCCAGACCGGCCATCGACTGCTCGACGAGATGGCGTCCGCGCCAGACATTCCCGGCCGTTTTCTGGTGGCCGCGGCGATGGTGCGCCACCTGCTCACCGACCCGGTGCTGCCAGCCGAGCTGCTGCCGGACGACTGGCCCGGCGCCCGGCTGCGGGCGGCCTACCACGACTTTGCCGCTGAGCTGCTGCGGCGGCGCGAACCACTATTTGCGGAGGCGACATGA
- a CDS encoding deoxyribonuclease IV, producing the protein MLIGSHVRNDDPLAAAQADGADAVQFFLGNPQSWKKPKPRDDAEALKGSTVPLYVHAPYLINVASANNRIRIPSRKILQDTCDAASEINATAVIVHGGHADDDDMEAGFERWVKALDYLETDVQVYLENTAGGDHAMARHFDTIGKLWDHIGDKGIGFCLDTCHAWAAGEALIDAVDRIKALTGRIDLVHCNDSRDAAGSGADRHANFGTGQIDPQLLVAVVEAADAPVICETADEGRKDDIAFLREHTER; encoded by the coding sequence GTGCTCATCGGTTCACACGTCCGCAATGACGACCCGCTGGCCGCCGCGCAAGCCGACGGCGCCGACGCGGTGCAATTCTTCCTCGGCAATCCCCAGAGCTGGAAGAAGCCGAAACCCCGCGACGACGCCGAGGCGCTGAAGGGGTCGACCGTGCCGCTTTACGTCCATGCGCCGTACCTCATCAACGTCGCGTCGGCGAACAACCGCATCCGGATCCCGTCGCGCAAGATTTTGCAGGACACTTGCGACGCGGCCTCCGAGATCAACGCGACGGCGGTCATCGTGCACGGCGGCCACGCCGACGACGACGACATGGAAGCCGGCTTCGAGCGGTGGGTCAAAGCGCTGGACTACCTGGAAACAGACGTGCAGGTGTATCTGGAAAACACCGCCGGCGGTGACCACGCGATGGCCCGCCATTTCGACACCATCGGCAAACTGTGGGATCACATCGGGGACAAGGGGATTGGTTTCTGCCTGGACACCTGTCACGCCTGGGCCGCCGGCGAGGCCCTGATCGATGCGGTCGACAGGATCAAGGCCCTGACGGGACGCATCGACTTGGTGCACTGCAACGACTCGAGGGACGCCGCAGGTTCGGGCGCCGACCGGCACGCCAACTTCGGCACCGGTCAGATCGACCCGCAGCTGCTCGTCGCGGTGGTCGAGGCCGCCGACGCCCCGGTGATCTGCGAGACCGCGGACGAGGGCCGCAAGGACGACATCGCGTTCCTGCGGGAGCACACCGAGCGCTGA
- a CDS encoding DUF3060 domain-containing protein: MKWTTVAGSVAVCVLAVVALPGVAHAKNGDTHIIGQDIEQTIDCNDATLMVNGTGINVTALGNCYAVTVMGSSNTVIADSVSHDITVYGYNQTVFYKSGQPALWDRGRELGMTNRLQQVPG; this comes from the coding sequence GTGAAGTGGACGACTGTCGCCGGCTCAGTGGCGGTCTGTGTCCTCGCCGTCGTCGCCCTACCGGGGGTCGCGCATGCCAAGAACGGTGACACCCACATCATCGGGCAGGACATCGAGCAGACGATCGACTGCAACGACGCCACGCTCATGGTCAACGGCACCGGTATCAACGTCACCGCGCTGGGCAACTGCTACGCCGTGACGGTGATGGGCTCGTCGAACACCGTCATCGCCGACTCGGTGTCACACGACATCACCGTGTACGGCTACAACCAGACTGTGTTCTACAAAAGCGGTCAGCCCGCCCTGTGGGACCGTGGCCGCGAACTGGGCATGACCAACCGGCTCCAGCAGGTGCCGGGCTAA